ATGCAAGATATGTACAGCCCTTCCTATTCGGGCAAGGATCCCTTTTGCTCCCCGGGACCTAAACCGTTCCCGCGTTGGCGGCAGTGGCCGGTGGAGAAGATCTAGAACGTTGTTTTGTTTGGGGAGCTTGTCCCCTGCCGTTGTCTTTTGAGGACTTGCAGCATagagaaggagattgtgATAAAAAAGCTTGAGATGCATGTGATCACGCGGTTCGCGGACGTCGGAACAAGACTGATAGACAGATGGAATCATCATTCAATGCTTCGCGCAATCCGAAGCAGTCATGGTAGTATTTTGTACgaaacaacagcaacatcatcaacagcaacaacaaaacaaaggtACATATGAgatatttcttttctttgaaATACACTTGGCTCGACGTTCATGTCCATTAAGAAAGCAAGGAAAAGCCACGACAAacagaggaaaaaaaaaaacaaagacacATGAGGAAAAAACCCACACACAAATACATGCAACGGCCATACAGCCTGCCATCCCGTGAGACGATTTCGAACAAGTCATGCCATACCTAAATATGGAAAGAGGACAAACGAGAAGCACGcaaccagaaaaaaaaaaaatacccGATCCGCTCAAAAGAAAATGCCGGCTCTGCagaacaagacaagcaaaGACCCCTGGCAGATTGCCCCTcctaaaataaaaagagggaaagccatgagagaaagagaaacaagaaagaaaaacgtATGCATGCAGATACCCACGCCTGCAAGATATAGCACCCACTCCCCCAGTAAGTAAAGCCGGAGGGTACTGTAACAACAGacgaaaaaaacaacaacaaaacgACGAAAGAGGTCACCGACAATGCAGCAGCTCGTTCGGACCTTTGCGGACATTTATCGAACTAGCAAAAGTAGTAGTAAcaagatggaggctgctttttgctgcagctctccaCACAACTCCTCGGCTTTACGCCGCTCAAATCACTTGAAACGCCCTCCCGCTTGCTGACCTGCCAATGGTCTTGAAGGACTGATATTTCCCATCGGACCCCATCACGTCGAACCGCTTCAGGCCCATGGACGCCTCGGTGTAGCCGCTGAAGTAGTACCCAATCACCACGACAAGGTATGTCAGCATCAGGATGCTGCCCTTGAAGTAGTTGCTCTTGCCCTCGCCGTACACGTAGCTGAGCAAAAACACGCACAGGATGACCGTCACAAGGTCCCATTGCGGGAAGAGCAATGAAAAGGTGTACATGGCGGCATCGCCCCCAGCAGGGATGCCTGGGAACACGGCCGAGAAGAGCACGAGGCACGGAATTTGCAGCAGGCACACCTGGAGGGCGTATGCGGAGCCAATCTCCATCGATAGTGCAATGTTTCCGTTCATGGCAAACGAAATGGCGTTCTAAGCAagcagggaaaaaaaaatccaatAGCGTCAGCAAAAAAACGTGGGCACGGGGCACGGGGGATGCACGGGCTCAGGGGATTGGGTGTGAATGGATGGGCGGATGCTTACCAAGAACTCGGTAGTATTGGGGACTAGGGCAAAGAGGGTCAGCCCGAGAAACTTTTGGTCAATGGAAAAGCTCTCGAGCACGACGTCGACAGTGTCGACCAGAATCTCGGCAATAATGGCGTACAGGATGGTGGCGCCCAGCAGTATCACGGTGCTCTTGGTGCGGCTCCAGTTGGGCGCGTCGTGGCCGTGGCCCCCTGCGTGAGCAGTGGCAGCTCCCGCAGTAGCGACGTCTTCCTCGACATCGGCGTGGTGACTGGCTCGGCTGGCGCCGTGCGGCCGCGGTGTTGCTGGGCCGGCGGCGCTGGACGGCTTGTGTGCGCTCGTATACCGGTCGCGGGAGGCAATGGTGGCGGCCGTGGCAGCGATCTCGGCAACCTCTCGCACCAGGTTGTTGTCCACCTGGCTCAGGCCGGGGACCTTGATCGTTGGGCGCAAAGGCTGCTGgtcctcatcagcaccacCCCTGGGCGGCACCACGTGAGGGGTGCTGTTCGATCCGTTGGCACCACCGGCATCCTGGGCAGCCGTGGAGCTCGGGCGGGAGGTGTCCGGTAGGCCGACCTGCTTGAGCGACTGGCCTAGAATGCGCTTGTAGAGATGCGTTTCGCGTATATTATCAGAGCCGGTGGCTTCGGCCGTTGACGGCTGCTGCGGTGCTCGAAGAGTGACCGACGCGTGCATCGCCTCCTCgtgtttcttttcctccacCTCGGCGTTCCAGATGACGGCGGCGTGAGTGCGCAACGTGAACCACAGACCGATGAGGtatgaaaagaagagcaaaaaggcTGCAGAATAACAGTACGGCCGCACGGCTTCGATATAGAACCGGTCGTCGAGTGCGGGCGCCTGCGAGAAGTAGCACCGTCGGCAATCGCGTGCGGCACCCCCGTTGAGGCCGCCGTTGCCGTAGTCTTCGCAGTCCATGCAGTTGAGCTCATGGGTACCATAGATTTGATAGAATAGCGTTGGGCCGAAAGCACCAACAACGGCAAAGAGCAGCATGGTGGACGTCACGCCGGCCGACTTGGCGTTGAATCGCTGAGTCTTTCGCTTCAGGGCTCCGAAGCACATGGAGATGCCGGGCAGGAACAAGACACCGGCGAATATGCTTCCCACGATACTTCCCTCAACAAGCTGGCCTTTGCCCTGGCTCAGTGCGACGCAGTAGAGGAATACTTCCACGACGGTGGCGAAGAAGGCGTTGATGGCAGCGCCTAGGCCCATGGAGGACTGAGCTGAGATGGATGCTACGGCCTGGCCGATAAAGTATGCCAGCGggatgatggagagcaaACCCGCAACAAACAAGAAGGCGGGCGACGTGAGGAGCATCTCCACGTGTAGGATTCGGTCCAGGATGGCCCAGTCGGCAATGACAAACACGACGACGACCATGAGGTTGATTAAGAAAATGTTTGTGCCGTCAATGGTGTATTTCCAGTACTTTGAGCCGACTGCCCGGTAGGTGCAGACCAAGATGGATGAGTCTGGGGCGTCGTCGACTCGCGCGTAGCTGATGTGGGACTCAAAGGACAGGGCGAGAGGGTGCCTCCTGAGATGGTCAAACAGTAGCATGGTTACCTTGCCCATGGGAATCCAGAAGACGAGGAACCAGCAAATGCCAGACACAATGATGAGCGAGGGCGAAATGAGGCagtagaagaagacgaagaagatgatgcgGCCAATGTTCCACTCGCCGCGGCCAAAGAGCCTTCGCTTCATCCGGGGGTGCAGATCGCCAGAGTCGCCGCGACGCCCTCGTCCCAGCAAGCTCTCCGTCTCGCTGGGCTCCGAGTCAATGCTCCTCCTGGAGCGGCCGATGATGGAACGGTGTCGATCGGGTCCAAAGAATAGCCGGCCGTATTCGAGGTCACCGTTCTGCCACTGCTCGTACTCGGAGATGCTTCTGCCCTCATCCTGATCCTCGTCCAAGTAGGCCTCATCCTTCTCGAGCCGAATAAACTTGCCAAACGGGTAGAATAGGTAGCCCGCCAGGCCCCATAAGACTCTTCCATATTCTCTGCCGCTAGGCGCGGCGGCAAATAAGAGGCATATGATTGCGCCAAAGGCTGCAAAGCAAGCTATCCACCACCCAAAGAAGATTGTCCACACCAGGTTAAAGAGGAGCAACCAGTTGCTTACCCTGCCGCCGGGCGTGGAGTGGATGTCTGCCTGCGCAAACTTTTGAATAGATCTGTCCTTCTTGTACAATGCAGGCTTCCAAACACGAATACCAAACGGGTGTGTCTGGTTGATGGCCTGCTGCCTGTCTTTGAGCGTGAAGCTCTCGGCCTCGCTGATTTCGCCGTCAGAGTCGCAGTCGACGTGCTCTTCCAGtggcagctcctcctcctcctcgccatgctcctcctcggccgcgctggcttcatcgtctcgttcggcttcgtcgtcgtcttcggtACTACGAAATGACTGTATGCGGGCGAGTCCTGATGGGGGCGGTGGGCGTCGTCGCGTCGATAAGCCCGCGCGGCGTTCGGCGGCATCTGCCTGGACCTCGTGTGTGTCGTCGTCTACGGAGAAGACCTCCCCCCTGTGCGGTGTATTGGATGACGTGCGCCGTGAAAGCGGCGGTTTCCGTAGGCGAGAATATGACTGACTTCTCTCAACACCTGCAGCAGACGTGGAACGGCCAGCCTGACTGCTCCGCGCTCCCTGCGGGCGGTCTGTGGAAGCTTCACCCAGCGTCTGACTACTTCTCATGCTCGGGGACCCCTGGATGGTGCCTTTGAAGGTTGGGTTAGCTTGAAGATCCGAAGAAAACGGCGTGGGTATGACGGTGTCGCGTTGTCCTACCATAGCCCTCGGGTCGCCGCCGTACGGTATCTGTCGACTGAGTGCTGTCGTCTACGAGGGACGTTTGCCTCGACAGGGGATTGGCTCGAGTGTCCGTCGGTGACATCATGCCGGAGGAAACGCTGCCGCGATGCGCTGATGGCGCGTTGTCCTGCTGCGACGGATCcatggctggcgatggcgatgtcgatggcgatgtcgaAGCGGCGACGGTGCCGCGACAAAGTTGACGATGAACCTCGCAGGCCTGCTGAACGAGGTCTCGGCAggtttaataaaaaaaagggctgAGATAACGACGTTCGAAGGTATCCCTGTCCACCGGCGGCTTTTAGATAGATCGGGCTAGCGAGCTCTAGCAGTGTGGAGGGGCTCTGAACACGGGATCAGCGAatgtgtgagtgtgtgtcGATGATGGCAGTTTTGGTTATGTGGCATCACGGcatgagagaagaaaaagggagagaaagatgtgaaggaaaagaagttgatggtGGCGATGTTGgaaagatgagagatgagaggagaggaagaaattattaaaaggaagagccaagagcaagagcaagaggtgagctgagctgaggtTGAGCCGGCAAGCGGACCCAACTCTAATCGATGGGCTGAGGCACCGTCTGGCTCGGGTATCTCCAGAGTCAATTAGCGAATCCGGACTTACAAACAGCAGTGGGCAGTGAGAGCCTGGAGAACGAAGACGAGGCGCAGGATAAGCGGCAGGGAGCCCAACGATGCGCAATGGCTGTGGCCGTGAGATATGCAAAGAATGTCAACAGGCTGCCCTTtgctcgtactcgtagaGCTAGCCTCGGTGAGCCCGCTTTTTGTATTGATGCAGGTATGCAATACAATGCCTCGCTTGTGTTTGATGTTGCAGAAACACGCGAGtgagagcaagagaaggaaaagcacgaaacagagacagagaacAGAGACAGAAACATTTGGAACATAAACAGAAGCAAGGCATCCATGGAACTCTCACCGTCTGGGGGCCGCTCACACGACTTGACCTATCGCTTTGGCGCACCTTGTGATCCGCAAATCATGACCAGCCAGGATCTAATGCAACGTCATTTTGCGCATCGTCCACCGCATGGCATGATGGGGAGATTACAGTAAACTAGTTACATGTACGTATTGATGCTAGCATTACGGAGCCATGAGCAACAGACACGAAAGAAacggggagagagaagaaaaaaaacacgcAAGCGCAATATATAATAGACGCGGTGCCATGCAGCCCGGAATtaaacagctgcagctctggcGCAAGGGAGGGTGAGCTGTGAATGAAGCTATGAGCGCTAATCTCCAGCGTCCTTCAGGCTGCGGTTAGTGCCCAAGCTCGAGCTGATGGTGGCTTTTGACGTGCATGCAGCAGCTGGTGCATTTGTACGTCAGCCAAGGCTAGGCCCGATTGTCGCTGGCGGCGGTTGCAGCGCTAGTGGCAGCTTCACTGGAGCACAAGAAACAATGGACGAGACAGAGGGAGAGGGATGGCGGAACGGAGCCCGGCTGAACGAATATTCCGAATTCGATTGACGCTTACGAGCACCAGCTGTAGCCTTGCGCAGCTTCAACTTGGCCCCAATCCCGGACTACAGTCAGCACATGCACCACCATTCCGCATTCACCATCTCGACGACGCATCACCGCAGCCTCCAACAAAGCATTGATCTTTGGCAAATCTCCAACTCTCTTATCTCTCACACATTCCCAGCATCATCCCCCCACTGGGAGCCCGCCCAAGATGGCGCTCGACGAGTACTACCGCAACAAGATCGAGGCGATGAAGCTGGAGATCCTCAAGGGTCAGGCTGCCCTCCGCCGTCTCGAGGCCCAACGCAACGACTACAATTCCCGAGTCCGGTTActgagagaagagctgggcCTGCTACAGCAGCCCGGGTCCTACGTCGGAGAGGTCGTCAAAGTGATGAGCACCAAAAAGGTGCTTGTCAAGGTACATCCCGAGGGCAAATATGGTTGGTCATCAATGATATCACCCCGCGATTCCCTCACAGCTCCTAACCCCCAGCGTGCCAGTTGTCGATGTTTCCGATAATGTcgaaatctccaagctcacCCCCGGAAAGAGAGTCACACTCTTGTCAGACAGCTACAAActcgagaagatgctgccGTCATCGGTCGATCCCCTGGTATCGCTCATGATGGTAGAAAAGGTCCCCGACAGCACATACGACATGATTGGTGGATTGGATCAGCAGATCAAGGAAATCAAGGAAGTTATCGAGCTGGGCCTCAAACACCCCGAGCTCTTCGAGTCTCTCGGCATAGCCCAGCCCAAAGGTGTCTTGCTGTATGGACCGCCCGGTACGGGCAAGACGCTGCTGGCCAGAGCCGTGGCCCACCACACGGCCTGCAAGTTCATCAGAGTCTCTGGTTCGGAGTTGGTGCAAAAATACATTGGAGAGGGTAGCCGAATGGTCCGAGAGCTGTTCATCATGGCCCGAGAGCACGCCCCGTCAATCATCTTCATGGACGAAATCGACAGCATTGGTTCCTCCCGAGTGGAAGGCTCATCAGGAGGAGACTCTGAGGTGCAGCGAACCATGTTGGAGCTGCTGAACCAGCTTGATGGTTTTGAGCCCACCAAGAACATCAAGGTCATCATGGCCACGAATCGACTCGACATTCTAGATCCCGCCTTGCTGCGACCCGGACGTATCGACCGCAAGATTGAATTCCCCCCGCCGAGCATCGAAGCACGAGCCGACATTCTCCGAATCCACAGCCGCAAGATGAACCTGACCAGAGGCATTAATCTGACCAAGAttgcggagaagatgaaCGGCTGCTCCGGAGCCGAGCTCAAGGGTGTGTGCACAGAAGCGGGCATGTATGCCCTCCGCGAGAGGAGAGTTCACGTCACACAAGAGGACTTTGAACTGGCAACTGCCAAGATTCTCAACAAGCATGATGATAAGGAGGTTTCCCTCGGCAAGCTGTGGAAGTGATTGGTTTGCATGTCAACAAACACACCCACACAGAcacgcaaaaaaagaaaggaaaaaaacatTGTATCCTGCAGCATCGGGTTTATTTTATAGAAACAACTATGGCAGCCACGGACTTGGAGTTGTAAGGGTAGTTCAATTATACCATAATGCGGGTATCAACCCCCTAGCTGCCCCCCATCTTTGATTCCCATCAATATGTATCAAATGATATGAGACTGTACTCTATGTCGTCACCTTGTATGAGACAACCCTTGCCGGTTTTCAACGTTCACCGCAACAGCCTTTTCAATTCCAGCAAAAAGAGAGTCAATCTAGCCTACAGATGTCTATTCTGCATCTCAATTCCAACATGAAGACAACGAATCTAGCCTATATATGTCTATTCTACATCGTCTATGCCAACTTGCGGGCTATAATCTACTTTCGCTGACTTGGTTCTCCCTCAGGGGAAAAGACTCCGTGCATGCCCTTGTACCCGGCCGTCTCTGCAGGCTTCCAGCCGCTCTTTGCGAGGAGTTCCTTGTCCTGCAGCTGGTAGACTTTGACGTGTAGGGGACGGCAAACCTTGATCATTTCCTTTTCGCTGTCGCTTCCAAATCCCCAAAGGGAGAGATCGCCGCCGGGACAGGTGCCTGATTTCATCGTGTCAGTCACACTCATAACATCTATACATAATGAACGGGGGTTATCAAAAAAACATACTCAGGGCCATGAGGACGTCCTGCTCGGCCAGGAACTCAATAGAATCCCCTCGCTCAGCCGGACACGGGCTCATGAAATAACGCCCCTTTTCATCCAACCCAGTGACCTGGAACAAGTTCAAAACATCATGaacatcctcctccctcAACCCCCACTTGGCCACGGCGCGGCTCAGGTTCGAGTGGCAGTGGAAGTCGTACTGCGAGTCGGACAGCACGGTGTTGATGTACGGGTCGCAGCGGGTGCCCAGCAGGTCGTGGACGCG
The sequence above is drawn from the Trichoderma breve strain T069 chromosome 5, whole genome shotgun sequence genome and encodes:
- a CDS encoding sodium/calcium exchanger protein domain-containing protein, with translation MDPSQQDNAPSAHRGSVSSGMMSPTDTRANPLSRQTSLVDDSTQSTDTVRRRPEGYGTIQGSPSMRSSQTLGEASTDRPQGARSSQAGRSTSAAGVERSQSYSRLRKPPLSRRTSSNTPHRGEVFSVDDDTHEVQADAAERRAGLSTRRRPPPPSGLARIQSFRSTEDDDEAERDDEASAAEEEHGEEEEELPLEEHVDCDSDGEISEAESFTLKDRQQAINQTHPFGIRVWKPALYKKDRSIQKFAQADIHSTPGGRVSNWLLLFNLVWTIFFGWWIACFAAFGAIICLLFAAAPSGREYGRVLWGLAGYLFYPFGKFIRLEKDEAYLDEDQDEGRSISEYEQWQNGDLEYGRLFFGPDRHRSIIGRSRRSIDSEPSETESLLGRGRRGDSGDLHPRMKRRLFGRGEWNIGRIIFFVFFYCLISPSLIIVSGICWFLVFWIPMGKVTMLLFDHLRRHPLALSFESHISYARVDDAPDSSILVCTYRAVGSKYWKYTIDGTNIFLINLMVVVVFVIADWAILDRILHVEMLLTSPAFLFVAGLLSIIPLAYFIGQAVASISAQSSMGLGAAINAFFATVVEVFLYCVALSQGKGQLVEGSIVGSIFAGVLFLPGISMCFGALKRKTQRFNAKSAGVTSTMLLFAVVGAFGPTLFYQIYGTHELNCMDCEDYGNGGLNGGAARDCRRCYFSQAPALDDRFYIEAVRPYCYSAAFLLFFSYLIGLWFTLRTHAAVIWNAEVEEKKHEEAMHASVTLRAPQQPSTAEATGSDNIRETHLYKRILGQSLKQVGLPDTSRPSSTAAQDAGGANGSNSTPHVVPPRGGADEDQQPLRPTIKVPGLSQVDNNLVREVAEIAATAATIASRDRYTSAHKPSSAAGPATPRPHGASRASHHADVEEDVATAGAATAHAGGHGHDAPNWSRTKSTVILLGATILYAIIAEILVDTVDVVLESFSIDQKFLGLTLFALVPNTTEFLNAISFAMNGNIALSMEIGSAYALQVCLLQIPCLVLFSAVFPGIPAGGDAAMYTFSLLFPQWDLVTVILCVFLLSYVYGEGKSNYFKGSILMLTYLVVVIGYYFSGYTEASMGLKRFDVMGSDGKYQSFKTIGRSASGRAFQVI
- a CDS encoding ATPase family associated with various cellular activities (AAA) domain-containing protein, which translates into the protein MALDEYYRNKIEAMKLEILKGQAALRRLEAQRNDYNSRVRLLREELGLLQQPGSYVGEVVKVMSTKKVLVKVHPEGKYVVDVSDNVEISKLTPGKRVTLLSDSYKLEKMLPSSVDPLVSLMMVEKVPDSTYDMIGGLDQQIKEIKEVIELGLKHPELFESLGIAQPKGVLLYGPPGTGKTLLARAVAHHTACKFIRVSGSELVQKYIGEGSRMVRELFIMAREHAPSIIFMDEIDSIGSSRVEGSSGGDSEVQRTMLELLNQLDGFEPTKNIKVIMATNRLDILDPALLRPGRIDRKIEFPPPSIEARADILRIHSRKMNLTRGINLTKIAEKMNGCSGAELKGVCTEAGMYALRERRVHVTQEDFELATAKILNKHDDKEVSLGKLWK